In Melospiza georgiana isolate bMelGeo1 chromosome 15, bMelGeo1.pri, whole genome shotgun sequence, one genomic interval encodes:
- the LOC131089762 gene encoding bromodomain-containing protein 8-like — MGHAWKSELESPIKSESSDFQSLPDWDSSLDLDVMSWRNTEEEAMGRLEGSSQEADPEMELSEPLWKDDSEDNHEAEEPCENDSLLQFLLEVTQMLESCCIGSTESPETPWDYRASGGKESDGEEERCQEQTSGAEESQLDILAKDEEELFLEREGETEDSSGEPPSDELHSPEMSAQALDQDGSDSSSAASVLDSTGSPNVHLLQPSWNNPLQHLILKKKLLSIWRMIASHRFSSPFLKPVSEKQAPGYRDVVKRPMDLSSIKRRLSKGHIQSVMQFQCDLMLMFQNAVMYNSSDHHVFHVAVEMQREVLEQLQVLAEALLLSRDRLE, encoded by the exons ATGGGCCATGCCTGGAAGTCTGAGTTGGAATCTCCCATCAAGTCAGAGAGCAGTGATTTCCAGTCCCTTCCTGACTGGGATTCAAGCTTGGATCTGGATGTGATGAGCTGGAGAAATACTGAAGAGGAGGCCATGGGGAGGCTGGAGGGGAGCAGCCAAGAGGCAGATCCTGAGATGGAGCTGAGTGAGCCCCTCTGGAAGGATGACAGTGAAGATAACCACGAGGCAGAGGAGCCATGTGAAAATGACAGTCTTCTCCAGTTCCTCTTGGAG GTAACCCAGATGTTGGAATCTTGCTGCATTGGCAGCACAGAGTCACCAGAGACTCCGTGGGATTACCGTGCCTCTGGGGGGAAGGAGAGTGATGGGGAGGAAGAGAGGTGCCAGGAACAGAcctcaggagcagaggaaagTCAGCTGGACATCCTGGCAAAAGATGAGGAAGAACTCTTCCTGGAAAGAGAG GGAGAGACTGAAGACTCATCTGGAGAACCCCCTTCAGATGAGCTGCATTCACCTGAGATGAGTGCTCAGGCCCTGGATCAAGatggcagtgacagcagctctgcagcctcagtGCTGGACTCCACAGGCTCTCCCAACGTGCACCT gctgcagccaaGCTGGAATAACCCCCTCCAGCACCTGATCCTCAAAAAAAAGCTCCTGTCCATCTGGAGGATGATAGCCAGCCACAG GTTCAGCAGCCCGTTCCTGAAGCCAGTGTCAGAGAAACAAGCCCCTGGATACAGGGATGTGGTAAAGAG GCCCATGGATTTAAGCAGCATAAAGAGGAGGCTCTCAAAGGGACACATTCAGTCCGTGATGCAGTTCCAGTGTGACCTGATGCTCATGTTCCAGAACGCTGTGATGTACAACAGCTCCGACCATCACGTGTTCCACGTGGCTGTGGAGATGCAGCGAGAGGTCTTGGAGCAGCTGCAAGTCTTGGCTGAAGCCCTCCTGTTgtccagggacaggctggagtgA
- the NHP2 gene encoding H/ACA ribonucleoprotein complex subunit 2: MAREKPEAAAEAEATPELSYREQLDFLNPIAQPLASRKLTRKLLKCIRKATKHKQLRRGVKEVQKFINKGEKGITVLAGDTLPIDVYCHIPIMCEDRSLPYAYVPSKTDLGAAAGSKRPTCVILVKPHEEYQEAYDECLEEVSALPLPL, translated from the exons ATGGCGCGGGAGAAGCCGGAGGCGGCGGCCGAGGCGGAGGCGACACCGGAGCTCTCGTACCGGGAGCAGCTCGACTTCCTGAACCCCATCGCGCAGCCGCTCGCGTCCCGCAAGCTCACCCGAAAGCTCCTCAAGTGCATCAGGAAAG CGACCAAGCACAAGCAGCTCCGCCGTGGCGTGAAGGAGGTGCAGAAGTTCATCAACAAGGGCGAGAAGGG GATCACGGTGCTGGCCGGGGACACGCTGCCCATCGATGTGTACTGCCACATCCCCATCATGTGCGAGGACAGGAGCCTCCCGTACGCGTACGTCCCTTCCAAAACG gacctgggagctgcagccggCTCCAAGCGCCCGACCTGTGTCATCCTGGTCAAGCCCCACGAGGAGTACCAGGAGGCCTACGACGAGTGCCTGGAGGAGGTGTCGGCCCTTCCCCTGCCGCTGTGa